One Delphinus delphis chromosome 3, mDelDel1.2, whole genome shotgun sequence genomic region harbors:
- the HMG20B gene encoding SWI/SNF-related matrix-associated actin-dependent regulator of chromatin subfamily E member 1-related isoform X1: MSHGPKQPGAAAAPASGKAPGQHGGFVVAVKQERGEGLRAGEKGSHEEEPVKKRGWPKGKKRKKILPNGPKAPVTGYVRFLNERREQIRTRHPDLPFPEITKMLGAEWSKLQPAEKQRYLDEAEREKQQYMKELRAYQQSEAYKMCTEKIQEKKIKKEDSSSGLMNTLLNGHKGGDCDGFSTFDVPIFTEEFLDQNKAREAELRRLRKMNVAFEEQNAVLQRHTQSMSSARERLEQELALEERRTLALQQQLHAVRQALTASFASLPVPGTGETPTLSTLDFYMARLHGAIERDPAQHEKLIVRIKEILAQVASIPLAISLPSTPTQKNRPPRTVHRTPWPQGPPQGTSHYTDVGTAHMDSVTRDRRRPAAAHPPSVGRVTHPTPALQDQSLDTGQRKPTPDTLGLLPGRCHPKCPHGQARRRDTLSHSGRGPLPQNGGAGTDHPTLIQLRDPRGGGPFATAQLDFLNKNGI; this comes from the exons ATGTCCCACGGTCCCAAGCAGCCCGGCGCGGCCGCCGC GCCGGCGAGCGGCAAGGCTCCAGGACAGCATGGGGGCTTCGTGGTGGCTGTCAAGCAAGAGCGCGGCGAGGGCCTGAGGGCCGGAGAGAAGGGGTCCCACGAGGAGGAG CCGGTGAAGAAGCGAGGCTGGCCCAAAGGCAAGAAGCGGAAGAAAATCCTGCCGAATGGGCCCAAGGCACCTGTCACCGGCTACGTGCGCTTCCTGAACGAGCGGCGCGAGCAGATCCGGACGCGCCACCCGGACCTGCCCTTTCCTGAGATCACCAAGATGCTGGGCGCCGAGTGGAGCAAGCTGCAGCCGGCGGAGAAGCAG CGGTACCTAGACGAGGCTGAGCGGGAGAAGCAGCAGTACATGAAGGAGCTGAGGGCGTACCAGCAGTCAGAAGCCTACAAGATGTGCACAGAGAAGATCCAGGAAAAGAAGATCAAGAAAG aggACTCCAGCTCCGGGCTCATGAATACCCTTTTGAATGGACACAAG GGTGGAGACTGTGACGGCTTCTCCACTTTCGACGTCCCCATCTTCACGGAAGAGTTCTTGGACCAAAACAAAG CGCGGGAGGCGGAGCTGCGGCGCCTGAGGAAGATGAACGTGGCCTTCGAGGAGCAGAACGCGGTGCTGCAGAGGCACACGCAGAGCATGAGCAGCGCGCGCGAGCGCCTGGAGCAGGAGCTGGCGCTGGAGGAGCGGCGGACACTGGCGCTGCAGCAGCAGCTCCACGCGGTGCGCCAGGCGCTCACCGCCAGCTTCGCCTCGCTGCCGGTGCCGG gcacAGGCGAGACGCCCACGCTCAGCACCCTGGACTTCTACATGGCGCGGCTGCACGGTGCCATAGAGCGCGACCCCGCGCAGCACGAGAAGCTCATCGTCCGCATCAAGGAGATCCTGGCCCAGGTCGCCAG CATCCCTCTAGCTATCAGTCTCCCCAGCACCCCAACCCAGAAAAATCGCCCACCACGCACAGTGCACAGAACCCCATGGCCCCAGGGTCCACCACAGGGCACGTCACACTACACGGATGTGGGAACAGCACACATGGACAGCGTGACCCGGGACAGGAGGAGACCCGCAGCCGCTCATCCGCCCAGTGTGGGGAGAGTTACACACCCTACACCGGCTCTCCAGGACCAGTCCCTGGACACAGGGCAGAGAAAACCCACACCTGACACACTGGGACTCCTGCCTGGCAGGTGCCACCCTAAGTGCCCACACGGCCAGGCACGCCGCAGGGACACACTCTCACACTCCGGGCGGGGCCCTCTACCCCAGAATGGGGGGGCTGGTACTGACCACCCTACCCTCATCCAGCTGAGGGACCCCCGTGGAGGGGGCCCCTTTGCCACTGCTCAATtggactttttaaataaaaatggaatttga
- the HMG20B gene encoding SWI/SNF-related matrix-associated actin-dependent regulator of chromatin subfamily E member 1-related isoform X2, with the protein MSHGPKQPGAAAAPASGKAPGQHGGFVVAVKQERGEGLRAGEKGSHEEEPVKKRGWPKGKKRKKILPNGPKAPVTGYVRFLNERREQIRTRHPDLPFPEITKMLGAEWSKLQPAEKQRYLDEAEREKQQYMKELRAYQQSEAYKMCTEKIQEKKIKKEDSSSGLMNTLLNGHKGGDCDGFSTFDVPIFTEEFLDQNKAREAELRRLRKMNVAFEEQNAVLQRHTQSMSSARERLEQELALEERRTLALQQQLHAVRQALTASFASLPVPGTGETPTLSTLDFYMARLHGAIERDPAQHEKLIVRIKEILAQVASEHL; encoded by the exons ATGTCCCACGGTCCCAAGCAGCCCGGCGCGGCCGCCGC GCCGGCGAGCGGCAAGGCTCCAGGACAGCATGGGGGCTTCGTGGTGGCTGTCAAGCAAGAGCGCGGCGAGGGCCTGAGGGCCGGAGAGAAGGGGTCCCACGAGGAGGAG CCGGTGAAGAAGCGAGGCTGGCCCAAAGGCAAGAAGCGGAAGAAAATCCTGCCGAATGGGCCCAAGGCACCTGTCACCGGCTACGTGCGCTTCCTGAACGAGCGGCGCGAGCAGATCCGGACGCGCCACCCGGACCTGCCCTTTCCTGAGATCACCAAGATGCTGGGCGCCGAGTGGAGCAAGCTGCAGCCGGCGGAGAAGCAG CGGTACCTAGACGAGGCTGAGCGGGAGAAGCAGCAGTACATGAAGGAGCTGAGGGCGTACCAGCAGTCAGAAGCCTACAAGATGTGCACAGAGAAGATCCAGGAAAAGAAGATCAAGAAAG aggACTCCAGCTCCGGGCTCATGAATACCCTTTTGAATGGACACAAG GGTGGAGACTGTGACGGCTTCTCCACTTTCGACGTCCCCATCTTCACGGAAGAGTTCTTGGACCAAAACAAAG CGCGGGAGGCGGAGCTGCGGCGCCTGAGGAAGATGAACGTGGCCTTCGAGGAGCAGAACGCGGTGCTGCAGAGGCACACGCAGAGCATGAGCAGCGCGCGCGAGCGCCTGGAGCAGGAGCTGGCGCTGGAGGAGCGGCGGACACTGGCGCTGCAGCAGCAGCTCCACGCGGTGCGCCAGGCGCTCACCGCCAGCTTCGCCTCGCTGCCGGTGCCGG gcacAGGCGAGACGCCCACGCTCAGCACCCTGGACTTCTACATGGCGCGGCTGCACGGTGCCATAGAGCGCGACCCCGCGCAGCACGAGAAGCTCATCGTCCGCATCAAGGAGATCCTGGCCCAGGTCGCCAG TGAGCATCTATGA